Genomic window (Paenibacillus sp. PK3_47):
AAACTTCAGATCGGGGTGGCGAATTACTGGGGCGTGCTCAAAAGCTCGGCAATGAAGGAGGAGGCCAAGGCATTTTTACGCTGGCTGGCAAGCTCCGGTGCCGGCCGGAAGTTTGTCGTGGATGCGAGGCTGATTCCCGCCCTTAAGGACATGTCGGTTCCGGAAGGCCAGTTAGGGCCGCTGGCTGCGGATATCATGTCATATATGAAAGAAGGCAAGACGCTTCCTTGGTTGTGGCAGCGCTATCCGGGGTACGAGGCGACCACCTCACAGATGAGTGTGCAGATGCAGGCTTATATCGGCGGACAGATCCGCCGGGAGAAGCTGCTGGCTGAATTTCAGCGGATATGGGATACGGCCCGGAGTTTCGTGCATTACCCGCCGGCGTAACTTCCGTTTTTAACGCATACTAAGACGTGTATAACTGTATAGATATTTTAAAGCAGAACAAAGTAACGAATTTAGTTGCTTTGTTCTTTTTTTTCCTTAAAGTGCAAAAAAACTGTTTAGGAATGGAAGGAACGGTTTAAATAAGGGATAACATATTGCGCAACGACGCAAAGTATACGCAAATTATATGCAATTGGTGAAGATTACGGAAGGAGGGGGAACATTAATGAGCATGACGGTACATAATCTTATGGCTTTCAATCATCAATTTTTTAGACCTCAACCCGTGGTCGAGCCAAGGCAGCAGAGAACGGAAGAGAAGACTCAAAGCTTTCAGGATATCCTGAACGAAAAGCTGAGAGCTACCAGCGAAATGAAACGGTAGAAGTTATAGACTGAATTTAGAAGTAAAACAGAAGCCGGACATGTTCCCCTTGGGGCGCTTGTCCGGCTTCTTTGCATTATGATCTGACCTCATAAAATTGGCAGCTGCCGCGGGAATAATACGTCAAGTCGCTGACCCGGGACTGGATCACAACATCGGTATCGGTGAAACGTACGACGGTAGCGCCGGAATTCACCAGGTGATCATCCTGAAAGACACGGACAGGCAGCTTGCGGTCAACGGCCTCCTGCAAATCCCGGTCAGTCAGCAAAGGACGGTTGATGGGCATGGAAGTACTCTCCTTTTGTCATTAAATAAGAGGAAATAAAAATAGTATACCTGCGCAGGTGTGATAAATCCAATACCGGCAGCAGAAACTGTAGAACCGTCACCGGCCTCACCGTAATTATTTCCACCACAAATCGGAAGTTTGCCTCCTCAAAAAAATCATTCCTCTACTGTACACTAAGTCTTGTAAGAGAAACCTTTGAGAGGGGTACAGAGGAATGTATAAAGTAAAGAAACTTGCGTTGACACTGGCTTCAATCATGCTCGTCAGCACGCTGGCCGCATGCGGAGGCAACAATAATGCAGGCAGCAACGCAAACAAAGAGAATGCAGGTAACAACGCAGCAAGCACAAATGCTCCGGCGGCAACTGAAGATGCTGCAGAGCCTGCCGAAAAGGTAGAGCTTTCATTCTGGACACTCGGCAACGTCAACTATGAAGAGCTGGCGGCTGAGTACACAAAGGAACATCCGAACGTTACGATCAAAATCCAGAACACCGGTGACCAGACGGCCCACCACAACAACCTGACTACAGCATTGTCGGCAGGTTCCGGCGCACCTGATATTTTCCAGCTTGAAATCGGTTTCATGGAACGTTTTATCAGCGCACAGGACAAATTCTATAACCTGAACGATCTCGGTGCCAAAGACATTCAGGCGAATTACCTGGACTGGAAATGGAAACAGGCTTCCTCCGTTGACGGCAGCTTCCAGCTCGGACTTCCGACAGATATCGGGCCTACCGTTGTCTACTACCGTACAGATCTGGTTGAAGCTGCAGGACTGCCGGCAGATCCGGAAGGCTTCAGCGCAGCCATTGATACCTGGGATAAATTTGCGTCTGTAGCCAAGGCGTACAAAGACAAAACTGGCAAGTACTTCTCCGACTTGACGGACCTGACTTACAACGCGCTGCGTGACCAGTCTGCAGATGAAATTTATTTCAGCAAAGCAGACGGCAAGTTCATCGGCGACACTAACCCGCAGGTGAAAAAAGCCTATGACTTCACAGTAAAAGGGATTCAGGAAGGTTGGATCAGCAACTATCTGCTGTGGTCGCCTGAATGGGGTCAAGGCATGAGCGACGGTTCCTTCGCCGTAGTTATGGGGCCTGCATGGATGGCAGGTAATATCAAGAGCAACGCACCGGATTCGTCCGGCAAGTGGAAAATCGCCCAGCTGCCTGAAGGTGCAGGAAACTGGGGAGGATCTTTCATCACCTTGCCTAAGGAAGGCAAGCATCCCGAAGTGGCCTATGATTTTATCCAATTCCTTGTGAACAAAGACAGCCAGCTGGAATCGTTCAAAACCAAAGGCCTGATGCCTTCCATTCCTGCACTGTATGAAGACCCTGCTTTCGTTGATTTCAAAGATGATTTCTTTGCCGGACAGCAGACTGCCGTTGAATTCGGTAAAGCTGCAAACCGCGTAAAACCGGTATACTACGGACCGCTGCATGACCAGACTGACACGTTCTTCAAGAACGCGCTCAAGAATGTAATCGAGAAAAAAGCGGACCCTGCCAAAGAGTGGGACGAAGCAGTTAAACAAGCGAAGACCCTGGCAGAACGCAGCTAGGATCATTCACGAAAGAATGGTATCCCTGAAAGTCCGGATTCATGGAGAGCTTCATTCTCTGTGAATCCGGATTTCTGGAATTTACAGGAGTTTTCTTATCTTCCCTGGAGGTGTGACATGGCACAGCCCGTAATTACGAGTCCGCATGCCGAGAGCAAACGCCCATTTTTAACTGAACAAAGACGGAGCCGCATCACTGCATATACCTTCATTTCCCCGTTCTTTATTCTGTTCTCGATATTCGGACTGTACCCGATATTCTTTACCTTCTATTTATCCTTCTTCAAGTGGGATGCCCTTAATCCGATGAAGTTCGTCGGTATGAAAAACTACGAGCTCGTAACGAGTGATCCGACGTTCTGGATTTCCTTCTCCAATACGCTGATCATGGGGCTTATGGGCACGCTGCCGCAGGTGCTTCTGGCATTGCTGCTGGCGGTTCTGCTGCACTCTGGAATGACCAAATTCAAAAAGACCTTCCGCATTCTGTATTTCATGCCCAACATCACCTCCATCGTTGCTGTAACGCTCGTCTTCAGTACACTTTTCGGCAACAACGGGATGATCAACTGGATGCTGAACGGACTGGGACTCGACAGTATGGCGTTTAACTCCGGCTGGTGGGGAGTAAAAATTGCAATTTCCACAATGGTGATGTGGCGCTGGACGGGCTACAATGCAATCATTTTCCTCTCAGGCCTGCAAAGTATTCCGATGGATCTGTACGAATCTGCGCGGATTGACGGGGCGAACAGAAGACAACAGCTCTTCTCCATCACTCTGCCGCTGCTTAAACCGTTCATTATTTTCGTATCCCTGCAGTCGACGATCGGTGCCCTTCAGCTCTTTACAGAGCCTTATGTATTCCTCGGTCAAGCGGGAACAGGTTCCACCCGTCAGGAAGGGATCACTATGGTTACCTATCTTTACAGCGAAGCTTTCCGCAACGGATTCTTCGGTACAGCGGCAGCTACGGCAGTCCTGCTGTTCCTCGTTACAATTCTATTCTCCATCCTTAATATGCTGATTTCCAGAGGCACAGGCGGAGACACTGGGAGGAAAAAAGCGTGAGTACACTGCGTATGTTCAGAAAAAAACCGGATGATCTCGGCTTCTTCGGCAAATTGGGCTTTTATTTCCTGCTGATTCTCGGCGCGCTGATCTCTGTCTTTCCGTTCTATTGGATGTTTGTAGTCGGCACGAATGACAAGGGGGCTGTGTTTCATGTGCCGCCGCTGCTGACGGTAGGGGACCAGTTCTTCGATAATTTCAAGCGGGTGCTGGAAAAAGCGGACTTCTTCCAGGCGCTCGGCAACTCGCTGTTTGTATCTTCAATGGTAACGGTATCGGTTGTGTTCTTCTGCACACTGGCCGGTTATGCTTTTGCCAAATATGAGTTTCCGCTCAAAAATATGCTGTTCGTGTTCGTTATCGCAACACTGATCGTCCCGCAGCAGCTGGGTGTACTGCCGACTTACGTAATTATGGCCAAACTGCACTGGATCGACAGCTACAAGGCGCTGATTGTGCCGGCGATGGTGAATGCCTTCGGGATTTTCTGGATGCGCCAGTACATCTCCTCCGCTGTGCCGACAGAGCTGATTGAAGCGGGACGCATTGACGGCGGCGGACATTTCCGGATCTTCTGGAATATTGCCGTTCCGGTAATCACTCCGGCCATGGCGACGCTTGGCATCCTGAACTTTATGACGGTATGGAATGATTTCTTCTGGCCGCTTGTTGTCCTGAAGAACAAGGAACATTATACGATTCAAATCGCCCTGCAGCAGCTGTTCACTACACGCGACGGGCTGGATTACGGCATGATCATGTCAGCGACCTTTACGGCTACACTGCCGCTGCTGATCGTCTTCCTGCTGTTCAGCCGCTGGGTTATTGCCGGACTTACCTCAGGCGCAATTAAAAGCTGACACAGTTTTTTATGATTAACAAGGAAACAGGAAGTCCCTTGAAGAATAATAATGGGCAGAGACAGCAGGAGGAAGGGAAGGAACTATGAAGCTCCGCCGTAAAATTTTGTTCGCTATTATTCTTCTTGTGTTCATTCCCGTAATCGTGATGGGCATAGTTACATATGTGAATTTCTCCAATGCCATGGAGAAGAAATCAAGCAATTTCTATTGGATCTCCCTTCTGGAGACAGACCGCAAGCTCAAATTTGCCCTCAGCGAAATTTCGAATATTACCAATTCGGCGATTATTCAGCCCAAAATCCAGGAACCGCTCAAGCAGCGGGATTTTGTACTGACCTATGACATCAAGCAGGACATTAATAACCTGCTGATCAATCATCCAATGATCACTTCGTTCAGCCTGTACGGCAAGGACCGGCTGCTCTATCAGTATAACGCTCCGATGTCCTTCAGTGAGATGACCCACCAGAACTGGTACCGTGCTATGGAAGAGGCGGAAGGCCGGCCGGTATGGTCCGGGCCCGGAGAGAACGGTTCAGAAAATTCCGGCAATCCCGTGCTGGTGCATGCCAGGGTCATCAAGGATTCTTTTTCACTGGAGGATATCGGTTATCTGGTCGTCTACGTCAAGCCTGATCTGCTGGACCAGATCTTCTGGGAAGCAGCCACGCTGAAGAAAGGCGATATTCTGCTGGTCAATAAGCAGGGGAATATCGTATTTAACAAATCCGGCGAGCATATCGGGCAGCTGACCCGTTTTCCTTTTCTGGAGGAAGGGTATGCCAAGGCTCAGGACTATTACATCGACAATTATCAAGGGGAGAAATCATTGATTACTTTCCTTCCTTCCCATAATCCCGAATGGAGTCTGGTAGCGATCACGCCCATGAACCTGATCTCCTCGGAGTCGGATTCCATCCGCAATCTGGCTATTATTTTGTCCACAGTATCTTTGCTGTCCGCCTTCCTGTTTGACCGCTATTTCATCCGCAGGCTTGTGCGCAGCATCAACAGTGCGGTCAACGGCATGAAGCGGGTCAAGCAGGGAATCTACACTCCCATTACGATTCCTTTGCGCTCGGATGATGAAAGCGATCATCTGATCGACGGCTTCAACCGGATGAGCGCGCAGATCAGCGAGCTGATTGAGCAGGTGCAGACCGAGCAGGGCCGCAAGAAGGAGGCGGAGATGCAGGCGCTGATGGCGCAGATCAACCCGCATTTTATATACAATTCGCTCGAATCCATCAACTCGATGGCTGTGCTGGCGGGGAACAGGGATATCAGCAAAATGGTTGTATCGCTCGGCAGGCTGCTGCGGATCAGTATCAGCCAGAACCAGGAGCTTATCCCGCTGCAGATGGAGTTTGAGCATGTCCGGCATTATCTTGATATCCAGAAATTCCGTTTTGAAGACAAATTCTCGTACCGGATTGATCTGCCTGACCCGCTTAAGCACGTCATGACCCAGAAGCTGATCGTACAGCCTATTGTCGAAAACGCTTTATATCATGCCATTGAGCAGATGGAAGAGCACGGAAATATAACAATCAGCGCGCATGAGACAGGAAAGGATATTATTATCATCGTGAAAGACAACGGCCCGGGCTTTGATCTGCCTACACTAATGAGCTTATGGAACAACGAGCACAGCAATCCCAAAAAGTACAGCGACAGCGGCGTTGGACTGAAGAACGTGCATGAGCGGCTGAATATCCGGTTCGGCAATCCCTATGGCATCCTAGTATGCTCCTCCCCTGGCTTCGGTTCTACAATCTGTATCCGTATTCCGAGAATCCAGCCATGAACATAAACAGACACGGGATGAAAGGGAGGCGGGCAGCCGTGAGATGGGTGATGAAATGGGGCTGGATTCTGCTCTATATCCTGCTGATGGCCGGGGCGGTATTGTTCATAAACTTCGGCTACAGGGAGCCGATAGAAGATAATTCCCCCGAGAAAATCACATTGACCTTCCGCCACTTCTGGATCAAGGAGCATGACCGGCCGCTGCTGGCGATTTATGAAGAGGTGGTTCAGGAATACCAGAAGGACCATCCCAATGTCAAAGTGAATTTCGAAGGGCTTGACCAGACCATTCACCGGGAGCAGAAGCTGAAGAACGAGATGGTGACCGGTACGCCGCCGGATATGTTTGTGCTTTTCGGCGGTGCAGAGATTGAGCCGTATGTACGGTCCAACAGGCTGATGGATCTGACCGATTTTGTCATGGAGAACGGTCTCAGGAACCAGTTCAGCGATCTGCATCTGTGGACCTTTGATAATCATATTTACGGACTGCCGATTGAAGGGAACGCCGAGCCGCTCTATTTTAACAAAACACTGTTCAACAAACTGGGGATCAAGATTCCCGAAACGGTAGATGAACTGGACTCAGCGGTCCGGAAACTGAAAAATGCAGGGGTTATTCCCTTTGCTCTCGGCAATGAGGACCGCTGGCCAGCGCTGATTTTTGCCCATTATCTGATGGACCGGTACGCCGGACCTGAACTGATCCAGAAGCTGGTTACCGGCGAAGATCACGCTACTTTTCAGAATACAGCCTATTCGCAGGCGTTCCGGCATCTGGAAAAGTGGATAGGGGAAGGGGCCTTCAGCCCGTCCTCCAACGATTTGTCGCCGGAAAATGCGGTGAAGCTGTTCACCAGCGGCCAGGCAGCCATGTATCTCAACGGCAACTGGGATATTAATTTGTTCTCCGGTAACGAAGCACCTCCCGGTTTTCAGAATGAGGTGGGGGTCATTCCGTTCCCTGCACTTGCCAAAGGGACAGAGCCTTCCATCGCGGGCGGATATACGATCGGAATCGGACTATCCTCGAGCCTGACCGGTGCCAAACGTGAAGCGGCGCTGGAGCTGATGAAGGCCTTTTATACGAAAGAAATTCAGACAAGGATTGTGTATGAAGGATTGAGAATCCCTTCCATGCGGATTGCCTTTGATCCGGAGAAGACCGGACCGGTATTTGCACAGGTTATGGAGATCATGGACAAGAACAAGCAGAGCTTCGTGCCATATGACAATCTGCTGTCTCCTGAAGTCAAAAAAACCTTCCTTACTGTCATTGAAAATATGATTGACGGAGGGATAAATGGGGATGAGGCGCTGAAGGAGCTGCAGACTTCCTCACAGCAGTACTGGAATCTGATCCAAAGCTCGGCAGTTCAATAATTCTTGGGGGTGTGGGGGCAATGAGTGCACGGCAAGAGAGATACAAAGTACTGCTGGTGGATGATGAGCCGATTATTCTGCGCAGCCTGAAGGTGGCGATTCCGTGGGAAGAGCTGGGGCTTACCATAGCGGGAGAAGCAAAGAACGGAGAGGCTGCCCTGCGGCTGATTGACGAAATTTCACCGCAGATCGTGATCAGTGACATCCGCATGCCGGTGATCGACGGAATTGCCCTGATGAAAGAGGTGCTTCCGCGCAGCTCCAAGCTGATCTTCATCTTCATCAGCGGCTACGGCGAATTTGAATATGCCCGGGATGCGCTGCGGCTGGGTGCTTTTGACTATCTGCTGAAGCCGATCGACCATGATGAACTGACGGAAATGCTCAGCAGGGCGAAGCAGAAGCTCGATTGGCAGAAGGAAAACGAACAGCTTATGCATTCGGTGCAGATGCTGTCGACACTGGCCCGGGAGCGGATGTTTGCCGAATTTACCCTGGGCAATCCGCGTCCGCTGCAGCATCTGAAATGGCTGGAGAACAGCGAGCTGGACGGCGAATATTTCATGGCGGTGGTCCGGCTGGACGATTACGCTGCCCTGACGGCCAAATGGAGCGCCGAGGAGAAGCATCTCTGGCTGTTCGCGGTCCGGAATATCCTGGAGGAATGGTCTCTGGATAACGGGGCGCTGTCTGTCTTCCCGTTCTACAACGGGGAGTGGGTGCTGCTGTTCCCGGGAAGCCTCAGTGTGGGCAAACGTGAGCTGGGAGAACAGCTGATTGCCGGGATCAAAAGATATTCCAAACTGTCCTGCTCTGTTGGCATCAGCCGCAGTACGCAGGGGATTGACCAGCTCAGCACCGTTTACCCGCTGGCCGCCAAAGCGCTGTTTCAGCGGTTTTACTCCGGTCAGGCCGGCGTATTTATTGAAGAGGAGACGGCCGGAATTCCGGAGCGCGAGGTAAAATATCCGAAAGAGCTGGAAATTTCGCTGATTGAGAGCATCCGCACGCTGAATATGGAACGGATGCTGGTGCTTTTTGATGAAATGGCCTGCTTCATCGAAGCACAGGCGCTCCCGAGGGAGCTTGCCCAGCGGATTATCATTGAAATGATTGTAGTGCTCTACAGGCAGTTCGAGGACCTGAATATGCAGCCGGACCTGACGCTGGAAGGCCTGCTGGGCAGGCTACAAGGGCTAAGCACACTGGATCATGTCATTGACCTCCTGAAGCGGGAATTCCGTGAATGGATGCAGCGCAGCAATAAGACCTTAGCCCGCGAAGACGGCCGGAGTGCCGTGGATAAAGCGAAACGCTATATTGAAGCCAACTATCATAAAGACCTCAGCATTGAGGAAGTGGCCGAGGTGGCCGGCCTCAGCATCAGCCATTTCTGCACCTTGTTCAAGCAGGTCTCAGGCTATACGTTCCTGGAATTTGTGACCTGCTGCCGGATGGAAAAGGCCAAGGATATTCTGCAGAACAGCCCGGTGAAGGTGTACCAGGTGGCACCGCTGGTAGGCTACCAGGACCCGAAATATTTTACCCAGGTGTTCAAGAAGGCGACCGGCAGAACCCCGAGCGAATACCGCGAGGAGCATTCGAGGCAGGCGAAATAGGGGTTGACGGCACGGGGTACATGGGGCACACGGGCAAACGAGGTACACGGAGCACAGACGGAGCACACGTAGAGCAGACGGGACACACGGGACACACGGGACACACGGGACACACGGAGGAAATCCGTGTGTTTTTTGTTTTGGATTTAGCCCGCAGAGGTCCAATGTACTCGTTTTTTCGAGTATAATGGGCGACTTTCCGTGCGCCGGGTCCCAATGAACTCGTTTTTACGAGTATAATGGGCCGCTTTCCGTGCGAAGCGGACCAATGTACTTGATTTTTCGAGTATAATGGACCGTTTTCCCAGCGCCGGGTCCCAATGAACTCGGTTTTTCGAGTATAATGGACCGCTTTCTGTGCGCAGCTGCCCAATGTACTCGATTTTTCGAGTATAATGGACCGCTTTCCGTGCGCAGCGGTCCAATGAACTCGGTTTTTCGAGTATAATGGGCGACTTTCCGTGCGCAGCGGCTCAATGTACTCGGTTTTTCGAGTATAATGGGCCGCTTTCCGTGCGAAGTGGTCCAGTGTACTCGGTTTTTCGAGTATAATGGTCCACTTTCCCAGCGCGGGGCCCAATGAACTCGGTTTTTCGAGTATAATGGGCCGCTTTCCGTGCGAAGTGGTCCAGTGTACTCGTTTTTTCGAGTATAATGGGCCGCTTTCCGTGCGAAGTGGTCCAGTGAACTCAGTTTTTCGAGTATAATGGGCGACTTTCCGTGCGCAGCGGCGCAATGTACTCGATTTTTCGAGTATAATGGGCCGCTTTCCCAGCGCCGGGGCCCAATGAACTCGGTTTTTCGAGTATAATGGGCGACTTTCCGTGCGCAGCGGCGCAATGTACTCGATTTTTCGAGTATAATGGGCCGCTTTCCGTGCGCAGCGATCCAATGTACTCGGTTTTTCGAGTATAATGGGCCGCTTTCCCAGCGCCGGGGCCCAATGAACTCGATTTTTCGAGTATAATGGGCCGCTTTCCCAGCGCCGGGGCGCAATGTACTCGATTTTTCGAGTATAATGGGCCGCTTTCCGTGCGCAGCGGTCCAATGTACTCGGCTTTTCGAGTATAATGGGCGACTTTCCGTGCGCAGCGGTCCAATGTACTCGGCTTTTCGAGTATAATGGGCGACTTTCCGTGCGCAGCGGTCCAGTGTACTCGGTTTTTCGAGTATAATGGTCCGCTTTCCCAGCGCCGGGGCCCAATGTACTCGGCTTTTCGAGTATAATGGGCGACTTTCCGTGCGCAGCGGCCCAATGTACTCGTTTTTTCGAGTATAATGGGCGACTTTCCCAGCGCAGCGGTCCAATGTACTCGGTTTTTCGAGTATAATGAGCGACTTTCCGTGCGCAGCGGCCCAATGTACTCGTTTTTTCGAGTATAATGGTCCGCTTTCCCAGCACCGGGGCCCAATGTACTCGATTTTTCGAGTATAATGGGCCGCTCGGGGATAAGTATCCCAAAGCAGCCCGTTCCGCGATTCATGTGCCTGACTGCGCTGCGGCCGCGCTTTGTATCTGCAAGTATGACAAATGTCATACTCTGTACTTGATGTTTATGCCTTTTTGTCATGACACTTTCATCTATATAATGATTCTAGATCAATGTATACGGAATCGAATACACCGAGGAGGAACCGAGCAAGATGACTACCAAACAGACATCCCAGCTTTCCAGCCTGAAAAAAAGTGTTGCCCCCTACGAGAAAACAGACCATAAGGCGAGCGTGAGGCAGCTTGTGAATACGCTTGGACCGCTGCTGCTGCTGTGGGCTGCTGCCTATTTCAGTCTTGAAGTATCCTACTGGCTGACACTGCTGTTTGCCATTCCGGCGGCAGGCTTTGTGATACGGACCTTTATTATTTTTCATGACTGCTGTCATGGTTCCTTCTTCAAAAATCGTAAAGCCAATGACATCGTCGGCACGATTACCGGTGTATTGACCCTTGTGCCTTACCGGCAGTGGAAGCACAGCCACTCCATTCACCATGCCGGCAGCAGCAACCTGGACAAAAGAGGCATCGGCGATATCTGGATCATGACTGTGGATGAATATCTGGCGGCCAAACCGCTCAAACGGCTGTTTTACCGGATCTACCGTAATCCGCTGGTGATGTTCGGATTGGGCCCGATTGCCGTGTTCCTGATCCAGTACCGGTTCAACGCCAAAGGTGCAAGACGCAAGGAACGGATGAATACGTATCTTACGAATGTTTTAATCGTAGCGTTATATTCACTGATGATCTGGGCTATCGGCTGGCAGGCATTTCTGCTCGTTCAGCTGCCTATCGTATTTGTATCGGGATTCCTGGGCATCTGGCTGTTCTATGTACAGCATCAGTTCGAGGACACCTATTTTGAGCATGAAAATGAATGGAGTTATGTAATGGCTGCCGTGGAAGGCAGCTCCTATTACAAGCTTCCGAAGCTTCTGCAGTGGATAACAGGCAATATCGGCTTTCACCATGTGCATCATTTGAGCCCAAAGGTGCCGAATTACAATCTGGAGCTTGCGCACAACGCCACTCCGCCTCTGCAGATGGCAACGACAATTACAATCGGCACGAGTCTCAAGGCGCTGCATTTCCGCTTGTGGGACGAAGAGAATAAAAAATTCATCAGCTTCAAGGAAATCAAGGCGAAACTGCGCGAGCCAATTTCAGCGGGCTCCATGAACGTGTCCCGGCCCGGTTTTCAAAACAAATAACAGGCTTTACTGTGTCGAACCGAAAAGAGAAAGTCAGAACCGGAGGCGTGCATACACCGGCTGCTCTTTCTCTTTTTTGTACTAATAGGCGAAGTTAATCGCGGGTTTATGCTAAAATGGAGGTAATATCGCTGGCCAAAAGGATGACTGACATGCAGAAGTGGCATCATATTTTTCACAAAAGTACAGGTCTCAGCCCCTATGTATGGGTGGTCTTTTACATTCTGCCTTTTTATTTCATTTTCCGTTC
Coding sequences:
- a CDS encoding sensor histidine kinase, whose protein sequence is MKLRRKILFAIILLVFIPVIVMGIVTYVNFSNAMEKKSSNFYWISLLETDRKLKFALSEISNITNSAIIQPKIQEPLKQRDFVLTYDIKQDINNLLINHPMITSFSLYGKDRLLYQYNAPMSFSEMTHQNWYRAMEEAEGRPVWSGPGENGSENSGNPVLVHARVIKDSFSLEDIGYLVVYVKPDLLDQIFWEAATLKKGDILLVNKQGNIVFNKSGEHIGQLTRFPFLEEGYAKAQDYYIDNYQGEKSLITFLPSHNPEWSLVAITPMNLISSESDSIRNLAIILSTVSLLSAFLFDRYFIRRLVRSINSAVNGMKRVKQGIYTPITIPLRSDDESDHLIDGFNRMSAQISELIEQVQTEQGRKKEAEMQALMAQINPHFIYNSLESINSMAVLAGNRDISKMVVSLGRLLRISISQNQELIPLQMEFEHVRHYLDIQKFRFEDKFSYRIDLPDPLKHVMTQKLIVQPIVENALYHAIEQMEEHGNITISAHETGKDIIIIVKDNGPGFDLPTLMSLWNNEHSNPKKYSDSGVGLKNVHERLNIRFGNPYGILVCSSPGFGSTICIRIPRIQP
- a CDS encoding extracellular solute-binding protein; its protein translation is MYKVKKLALTLASIMLVSTLAACGGNNNAGSNANKENAGNNAASTNAPAATEDAAEPAEKVELSFWTLGNVNYEELAAEYTKEHPNVTIKIQNTGDQTAHHNNLTTALSAGSGAPDIFQLEIGFMERFISAQDKFYNLNDLGAKDIQANYLDWKWKQASSVDGSFQLGLPTDIGPTVVYYRTDLVEAAGLPADPEGFSAAIDTWDKFASVAKAYKDKTGKYFSDLTDLTYNALRDQSADEIYFSKADGKFIGDTNPQVKKAYDFTVKGIQEGWISNYLLWSPEWGQGMSDGSFAVVMGPAWMAGNIKSNAPDSSGKWKIAQLPEGAGNWGGSFITLPKEGKHPEVAYDFIQFLVNKDSQLESFKTKGLMPSIPALYEDPAFVDFKDDFFAGQQTAVEFGKAANRVKPVYYGPLHDQTDTFFKNALKNVIEKKADPAKEWDEAVKQAKTLAERS
- a CDS encoding fatty acid desaturase, producing the protein MTTKQTSQLSSLKKSVAPYEKTDHKASVRQLVNTLGPLLLLWAAAYFSLEVSYWLTLLFAIPAAGFVIRTFIIFHDCCHGSFFKNRKANDIVGTITGVLTLVPYRQWKHSHSIHHAGSSNLDKRGIGDIWIMTVDEYLAAKPLKRLFYRIYRNPLVMFGLGPIAVFLIQYRFNAKGARRKERMNTYLTNVLIVALYSLMIWAIGWQAFLLVQLPIVFVSGFLGIWLFYVQHQFEDTYFEHENEWSYVMAAVEGSSYYKLPKLLQWITGNIGFHHVHHLSPKVPNYNLELAHNATPPLQMATTITIGTSLKALHFRLWDEENKKFISFKEIKAKLREPISAGSMNVSRPGFQNK
- a CDS encoding sugar ABC transporter permease; amino-acid sequence: MAQPVITSPHAESKRPFLTEQRRSRITAYTFISPFFILFSIFGLYPIFFTFYLSFFKWDALNPMKFVGMKNYELVTSDPTFWISFSNTLIMGLMGTLPQVLLALLLAVLLHSGMTKFKKTFRILYFMPNITSIVAVTLVFSTLFGNNGMINWMLNGLGLDSMAFNSGWWGVKIAISTMVMWRWTGYNAIIFLSGLQSIPMDLYESARIDGANRRQQLFSITLPLLKPFIIFVSLQSTIGALQLFTEPYVFLGQAGTGSTRQEGITMVTYLYSEAFRNGFFGTAAATAVLLFLVTILFSILNMLISRGTGGDTGRKKA
- a CDS encoding extracellular solute-binding protein yields the protein MKGRRAAVRWVMKWGWILLYILLMAGAVLFINFGYREPIEDNSPEKITLTFRHFWIKEHDRPLLAIYEEVVQEYQKDHPNVKVNFEGLDQTIHREQKLKNEMVTGTPPDMFVLFGGAEIEPYVRSNRLMDLTDFVMENGLRNQFSDLHLWTFDNHIYGLPIEGNAEPLYFNKTLFNKLGIKIPETVDELDSAVRKLKNAGVIPFALGNEDRWPALIFAHYLMDRYAGPELIQKLVTGEDHATFQNTAYSQAFRHLEKWIGEGAFSPSSNDLSPENAVKLFTSGQAAMYLNGNWDINLFSGNEAPPGFQNEVGVIPFPALAKGTEPSIAGGYTIGIGLSSSLTGAKREAALELMKAFYTKEIQTRIVYEGLRIPSMRIAFDPEKTGPVFAQVMEIMDKNKQSFVPYDNLLSPEVKKTFLTVIENMIDGGINGDEALKELQTSSQQYWNLIQSSAVQ
- a CDS encoding carbohydrate ABC transporter permease; translation: MSTLRMFRKKPDDLGFFGKLGFYFLLILGALISVFPFYWMFVVGTNDKGAVFHVPPLLTVGDQFFDNFKRVLEKADFFQALGNSLFVSSMVTVSVVFFCTLAGYAFAKYEFPLKNMLFVFVIATLIVPQQLGVLPTYVIMAKLHWIDSYKALIVPAMVNAFGIFWMRQYISSAVPTELIEAGRIDGGGHFRIFWNIAVPVITPAMATLGILNFMTVWNDFFWPLVVLKNKEHYTIQIALQQLFTTRDGLDYGMIMSATFTATLPLLIVFLLFSRWVIAGLTSGAIKS
- a CDS encoding response regulator, whose translation is MSARQERYKVLLVDDEPIILRSLKVAIPWEELGLTIAGEAKNGEAALRLIDEISPQIVISDIRMPVIDGIALMKEVLPRSSKLIFIFISGYGEFEYARDALRLGAFDYLLKPIDHDELTEMLSRAKQKLDWQKENEQLMHSVQMLSTLARERMFAEFTLGNPRPLQHLKWLENSELDGEYFMAVVRLDDYAALTAKWSAEEKHLWLFAVRNILEEWSLDNGALSVFPFYNGEWVLLFPGSLSVGKRELGEQLIAGIKRYSKLSCSVGISRSTQGIDQLSTVYPLAAKALFQRFYSGQAGVFIEEETAGIPEREVKYPKELEISLIESIRTLNMERMLVLFDEMACFIEAQALPRELAQRIIIEMIVVLYRQFEDLNMQPDLTLEGLLGRLQGLSTLDHVIDLLKREFREWMQRSNKTLAREDGRSAVDKAKRYIEANYHKDLSIEEVAEVAGLSISHFCTLFKQVSGYTFLEFVTCCRMEKAKDILQNSPVKVYQVAPLVGYQDPKYFTQVFKKATGRTPSEYREEHSRQAK